A single window of Pseudomonas benzenivorans DNA harbors:
- a CDS encoding HlyD family type I secretion periplasmic adaptor subunit, protein MSNLEFESKKLTPGNSQDAVDVDDKRPGRWGLLLVLAGFGGFVLWSILAPLDAGVVANATVNVTDNRKTIQHLDGGSIKTIAVREGQMVKSGQMLVELDSTRAVAEQGVVSAQYISVRTVENRLQAERDGAPAITYDAALLERFADDPRLSASMALQNRLFATRRSALTGEAGILEENILGAEQQLKGLRQVQGSRYAQIKFLRQELEGVRSLAAEGYVARNRMLELERNAAELNAALAQNIADIGRTRNQIAELKLRILQLEQDFQKEVQSQLTEAQKEASALADRLHSLDHEVANTVIRSPIDGVVLGLNVSTIGGVIQPGSTIMDVVPANEPLQVDARVPVQAIDRMTQGLPVDITFPAFNHAQTPNIPGRVLTISADRLVDEVDKQPYYLAQVEVTQEGMDRLGSNRIRPGMPATVTIKTGERNLMSYLMKPMLDRIDSAFKEQ, encoded by the coding sequence ATGTCGAATCTCGAGTTCGAAAGCAAGAAACTCACCCCTGGCAATAGCCAGGACGCCGTCGATGTCGACGACAAGCGCCCCGGCCGCTGGGGGCTGCTGCTGGTGCTCGCCGGCTTCGGCGGTTTCGTCCTCTGGTCCATTCTGGCGCCCCTGGATGCCGGGGTGGTGGCCAACGCCACGGTCAATGTCACCGACAACCGCAAGACCATCCAGCACCTGGACGGCGGCTCGATCAAGACCATCGCGGTGCGCGAAGGCCAGATGGTCAAGAGCGGCCAGATGCTGGTCGAGCTCGATTCGACCCGCGCCGTGGCCGAACAGGGTGTGGTCAGCGCCCAGTACATCTCGGTGAGGACGGTGGAGAACCGCCTGCAGGCCGAGCGCGACGGCGCGCCCGCGATCACCTACGACGCGGCGCTGCTCGAGCGTTTCGCCGACGACCCGCGCCTGAGCGCCTCGATGGCCCTGCAGAACCGCCTGTTCGCCACCCGCCGGTCGGCCCTGACCGGCGAGGCCGGCATCCTCGAGGAAAACATCCTGGGCGCCGAGCAGCAACTCAAGGGCCTGCGTCAGGTACAGGGCTCGCGCTATGCCCAGATCAAGTTCCTGCGCCAGGAGCTCGAGGGCGTGCGCAGCCTGGCCGCGGAAGGCTATGTCGCCCGCAACCGCATGCTCGAACTGGAGCGCAACGCCGCCGAACTGAACGCCGCGCTGGCGCAGAACATCGCCGACATCGGCCGCACCCGCAACCAGATCGCCGAACTCAAGCTGCGCATCCTGCAGCTCGAACAGGACTTCCAGAAGGAGGTGCAGTCGCAGCTGACGGAGGCGCAGAAGGAAGCCTCAGCCTTGGCCGACCGCCTGCACTCGCTGGACCATGAGGTCGCCAACACGGTAATCCGCTCGCCGATCGACGGCGTGGTGCTGGGCCTGAATGTCTCGACCATTGGCGGGGTGATCCAGCCGGGCTCGACCATCATGGACGTGGTGCCGGCCAACGAGCCGCTGCAGGTCGACGCGCGGGTGCCGGTGCAGGCCATCGACAGGATGACCCAGGGGCTGCCGGTGGACATCACCTTCCCCGCCTTCAATCACGCACAGACGCCCAACATCCCGGGGCGGGTGCTGACCATCTCCGCCGACCGCCTGGTTGATGAGGTCGACAAGCAGCCCTACTACCTGGCGCAGGTCGAAGTCACCCAGGAGGGCATGGACAGGCTCGGCAGCAACCGCATTCGCCCGGGCATGCCGGCCACCGTGACGATTAAAACCGGCGAGCGAAACCTGATGAGCTACCTGATGAAGCCTATGCTTGATCGGATCGACAGTGCCTTCAAGGAACAGTGA
- a CDS encoding TolC family outer membrane protein produces the protein MVIRLAFVCLAGMASLPAAALDLQEAWNTLRLQGPVYRSATHERDAGAENRALGRAGLLPQISASASKSKIKGSQEFGNSTDADLDYDSQNLGVQLRQPLFNRQKMAEYRQGKQRAEYSEAVFDAKTQNVAVRLASRYFDVLLTRETIELANAKLKAFEQQVAASKRRFDLGDGTITDVDQATARRDLALAEQIEAQDNLAIALRLLQEMLGEMPQQVATLHSDFPTPGLHPNNLQDWLSKARANNPALRARHYNHRLAEEEVNRASGGHWPTLDFVLGYTDSESDSVTTINQKNRYASVGLEFNMPLYSGGAVSARVRQATSSREQAGEDLNATREEVYSATTREFRGVQSGPARIRALEQAVASSERAQDSAKKGFLAGSSTNVDILNAEEQVFLARRDLLEAKLRYLISRLQLAAAVGLLGDDDIRQVNAYLGPQLVLNY, from the coding sequence ATGGTGATCCGTTTAGCCTTCGTCTGTCTGGCCGGCATGGCCAGCCTGCCCGCGGCCGCTCTGGACCTGCAGGAAGCCTGGAACACCTTGCGCCTGCAGGGTCCGGTCTATCGATCGGCGACTCACGAGCGCGATGCCGGCGCGGAGAACCGCGCGTTGGGGCGTGCCGGCCTGCTGCCGCAGATCAGCGCCAGTGCCAGCAAGAGCAAGATCAAGGGCTCCCAGGAGTTCGGCAATTCGACCGATGCCGATCTGGACTACGACTCGCAGAACCTGGGCGTGCAGCTGCGCCAGCCGCTGTTCAACCGCCAGAAGATGGCCGAGTACCGCCAGGGCAAGCAGCGCGCCGAGTACAGCGAGGCGGTATTCGATGCCAAGACCCAGAACGTCGCGGTGCGCCTGGCCAGTCGCTACTTCGACGTGTTGCTGACCCGCGAGACCATCGAGTTGGCCAACGCCAAGCTCAAGGCCTTCGAGCAGCAGGTGGCGGCCTCCAAGCGGCGTTTCGACCTGGGCGACGGCACCATCACCGATGTCGATCAGGCCACCGCGCGGCGCGACCTGGCCCTGGCCGAGCAGATCGAGGCGCAGGACAACCTGGCGATCGCCCTGCGCCTGCTGCAGGAAATGCTCGGCGAAATGCCGCAGCAGGTCGCCACCCTGCACAGCGACTTCCCCACCCCCGGTCTGCATCCGAACAATTTGCAGGACTGGTTGAGCAAGGCGCGGGCGAACAACCCGGCCCTGCGCGCCCGTCACTACAACCACCGACTCGCCGAAGAGGAGGTCAATCGCGCCAGCGGCGGGCACTGGCCGACCCTCGACTTCGTCCTGGGCTATACCGACAGCGAAAGCGACTCGGTCACCACCATCAACCAGAAGAACCGCTACGCCTCAGTCGGCCTGGAGTTCAACATGCCGCTGTACTCCGGCGGCGCGGTAAGCGCCCGGGTCCGCCAGGCCACGTCCAGCCGCGAGCAGGCCGGGGAAGACCTCAACGCCACCCGCGAGGAGGTGTACTCCGCCACCACCCGCGAATTTCGCGGGGTACAGAGCGGCCCGGCGCGGATCAGGGCGCTGGAGCAGGCGGTCGCCTCCAGCGAGCGGGCCCAGGATTCGGCGAAGAAGGGATTTCTGGCGGGCTCCAGCACCAACGTCGACATCCTCAACGCGGAGGAGCAGGTGTTTCTCGCCCGGCGCGACCTGCTGGAAGCCAAGTTGCGCTACCTGATCTCACGCCTGCAACTGGCCGCCGCCGTGGGCCTGCTGGGCGACGACGATATCCGTCAGGTCAACGCCTATCTCGGTCCGCAACTGGTGCTGAATTACTGA
- a CDS encoding DUF2937 family protein, whose amino-acid sequence MLRSYLRLALFALGLLIGVQVPGFIDDYGKRVEAHRLESELGLKGFRDTARRFFKADLQALVAHYRVSDDPVMRSDAQSVGELVERSALLEQEWQAMQGPWYGQVWHLTVTADRAMLEETFAAYRYQVLLAPEAIAWGISSALLLAWSIEGLLLMLAWVFGAGQDRRARERHWR is encoded by the coding sequence ATGCTGAGAAGCTATCTGCGTCTGGCGCTGTTCGCCCTGGGCCTGCTGATCGGGGTCCAGGTGCCCGGCTTTATCGATGATTACGGCAAGCGTGTCGAGGCCCACCGCCTGGAGTCGGAGCTGGGCCTGAAGGGGTTCCGGGACACCGCCCGGCGTTTCTTCAAGGCGGACCTGCAGGCCCTGGTGGCCCACTACCGTGTGAGCGACGATCCGGTGATGCGCAGCGACGCCCAGAGCGTCGGCGAACTGGTCGAGCGCTCGGCTTTGCTCGAGCAGGAATGGCAGGCGATGCAAGGTCCCTGGTACGGCCAGGTGTGGCACCTGACCGTGACGGCGGATCGAGCGATGCTGGAAGAGACCTTCGCGGCCTATCGCTATCAGGTGCTGTTGGCGCCGGAGGCCATTGCCTGGGGTATCAGCAGCGCCCTGTTGCTGGCCTGGTCGATCGAGGGATTGCTGCTGATGCTGGCCTGGGTGTTCGGCGCCGGTCAGGACCGCCGCGCGCGGGAGCGTCACTGGCGCTAG
- a CDS encoding class II glutamine amidotransferase, with protein sequence MCELLGMSANVPTDIVFSFTGLMQRGGRTGPHRDGWGIGFYEGRGLRLFQDPRASSESEVAQLVQRYPIKSEVVIGHIRQANVGRVCLANTHPFVREMWGRNWCFAHNGQLADFRPAPGFYRPIGDTDSEAAFCDLLNRLRLAFPEPAPFEQLLPSLVEACAAYRQLGVFNCLLSDGDWLFSFCSTKLAHITRRAPFGPAQLKDADLKVDFQAETTPNDVVTVLVTEPLTDNENWSRYQPGEWRLWRGGECLAQGIA encoded by the coding sequence ATGTGCGAGCTGCTCGGTATGAGCGCCAATGTGCCCACCGATATCGTCTTCAGCTTCACCGGGCTGATGCAGCGCGGCGGCCGCACCGGCCCCCATCGCGACGGCTGGGGCATCGGCTTCTACGAGGGGCGCGGCCTGCGCCTGTTCCAGGACCCGCGGGCCAGCAGCGAGTCGGAAGTGGCGCAACTGGTGCAGCGCTACCCGATCAAGAGCGAGGTGGTGATCGGTCACATTCGCCAGGCCAATGTCGGCCGCGTCTGCCTGGCCAATACCCACCCCTTCGTGCGGGAAATGTGGGGGCGCAACTGGTGCTTCGCCCACAATGGCCAGCTGGCGGACTTCCGTCCGGCGCCGGGGTTCTATCGCCCCATCGGCGACACCGACAGCGAGGCGGCCTTCTGCGATCTGCTCAACCGCCTGCGCCTGGCGTTTCCCGAACCCGCGCCCTTCGAGCAGTTGCTGCCGAGCCTGGTGGAGGCGTGTGCGGCATACCGTCAGCTCGGGGTATTCAATTGCCTGCTCAGTGATGGCGACTGGCTATTTAGCTTCTGCTCGACCAAGCTGGCGCACATCACCCGGCGTGCGCCGTTCGGGCCGGCACAGTTGAAGGACGCCGACCTGAAGGTGGATTTCCAGGCGGAAACCACACCCAACGACGTGGTCACCGTGCTGGTCACCGAGCCGCTCACCGATAACGAGAACTGGAGTCGCTACCAACCTGGCGAATGGCGCCTGTGGCGCGGTGGCGAGTGCCTGGCACAGGGCATCGCCTGA
- a CDS encoding MFS transporter, with product MIESDYLLAWSAYGVAALGCLLVWCRLTRWMWRYLREPLRLLVAVLLLSPTIVDPARELFAPAIAITALDLLFKVGNNAWRAVADLALYGLIALALYLLFVAIRWPIERWWKRRGGAAPAAREEDGPTLRELMEQDAGEQPAAQRDSRGERRLRIEPRL from the coding sequence ATGATCGAAAGCGATTACCTACTTGCCTGGAGCGCCTATGGTGTCGCCGCGCTTGGCTGCCTGCTGGTCTGGTGCCGCCTGACCCGCTGGATGTGGCGCTACCTGCGCGAGCCGCTGCGCCTGCTGGTGGCGGTGCTGCTGCTGTCCCCGACCATAGTCGATCCGGCCAGGGAGCTGTTCGCCCCCGCCATTGCCATCACCGCCCTGGACCTGCTGTTCAAGGTCGGCAACAACGCCTGGCGGGCGGTGGCGGACCTGGCGCTCTACGGCCTGATCGCATTGGCCCTCTACCTGCTGTTCGTGGCCATCCGCTGGCCGATCGAGCGCTGGTGGAAGCGCCGCGGCGGTGCGGCGCCGGCGGCTCGCGAAGAGGATGGACCGACCCTGCGCGAGCTGATGGAACAGGACGCCGGGGAGCAGCCCGCGGCCCAGCGCGACTCGCGCGGCGAGCGTCGCCTGCGCATCGAGCCGCGGCTCTGA
- a CDS encoding S9 family peptidase gives MPHAPIARTEPGADPYRWLEQRDAAEVLEHLEAENAYLEAQLSEQGELREALFQEIKGRIRETDLSLPSPWGPHLYYQRTTAGDEYPRHYRCPRPTDDSLQVDADAEQLLLDPNALANGGYLSLGAFSISPDHQRLAYSLDTSGDETYRLFVKELADGSIRELPFADCDGSMTWANDSQTLFFGELDETHRPHKLFRHRLGDDDAELVFHERDGRFFLHCYRTSSERQLVLALGSKTTSEVWVLDAETPQGAFRCLAPREDDHEYYVDHGQLDGHWSWLIRSNQSGINFALFGAPEQAPTREHWRQLRAHDEQVMLEGVSLNQRGLVLSLRESGLPVIEVQPQGQNAYRVQLPDAAYSLHVQDALEFDSPVIRLRYEALNRPAQIRQLDLASDEQRVLKETPVEGPFDADAYVSQRLWAEAADGTRVPISLVARREVLQAGQPAPLYLYGYGAYGESLDPWFSHARLSLLERGFVFAIAHVRGGGELGEAWYRAGKLEHKHNSFDDFIACAEHLIGAGYTSAERLAISGGSAGGLLIGAVLNLRPQLFAAAIAEVPFVDVLNTMQNPELPLTVTEYDEWGDPHEPQVFERIKGYAPYENVKAQAYPAILAVAGYNDSRVQYWEAAKWVAKLRAHKTDDRLLLLKTDLGAGHGGMSGRYQALRDVALEYAFLLKVLEPRAA, from the coding sequence ATGCCGCACGCCCCCATCGCCCGCACCGAACCCGGCGCCGATCCGTACCGCTGGCTGGAGCAGCGCGACGCCGCCGAGGTACTCGAGCACCTCGAGGCCGAGAATGCCTACCTGGAGGCGCAATTGTCCGAGCAGGGCGAACTGCGCGAGGCACTGTTCCAGGAGATCAAGGGGCGCATCCGCGAAACCGACCTGTCGCTGCCTTCGCCCTGGGGCCCCCACCTCTACTACCAGCGCACCACCGCCGGCGACGAGTACCCGCGGCACTACCGCTGCCCGCGCCCGACCGATGACTCGTTGCAGGTCGACGCGGACGCCGAACAGCTGCTACTCGACCCCAATGCCCTGGCGAACGGCGGCTATCTGTCCCTGGGCGCGTTCAGCATCAGCCCCGATCATCAGCGCCTGGCCTACAGCCTGGACACCAGCGGCGACGAAACCTACCGGCTGTTCGTCAAGGAGCTGGCCGACGGCAGCATCCGTGAGCTGCCGTTCGCCGACTGCGACGGCAGCATGACCTGGGCCAACGACAGCCAGACCCTGTTCTTCGGCGAACTGGACGAGACCCACCGGCCGCACAAGCTCTTTCGTCACCGCCTTGGGGACGACGACGCCGAGCTGGTGTTCCATGAACGCGACGGGCGTTTCTTCCTGCACTGCTACCGCACCAGTTCGGAACGCCAGCTGGTCTTGGCGCTGGGCAGCAAGACCACCAGCGAGGTCTGGGTGCTGGATGCCGAAACGCCACAGGGCGCCTTCCGCTGCCTGGCCCCGCGCGAGGACGACCACGAATACTATGTCGATCATGGCCAGCTCGACGGCCACTGGAGCTGGCTGATCCGCAGCAACCAGAGCGGCATCAACTTCGCCCTGTTCGGCGCCCCTGAGCAGGCGCCGACCCGCGAGCACTGGCGCCAGCTGCGCGCCCACGACGAGCAGGTGATGCTCGAAGGCGTCAGCCTCAACCAGCGCGGCCTGGTCCTCAGCCTGCGCGAATCCGGCCTGCCGGTGATCGAGGTGCAGCCTCAGGGGCAGAACGCCTACCGCGTGCAGCTGCCGGACGCGGCCTACAGCCTGCATGTACAGGACGCCCTGGAATTCGACAGCCCGGTGATCCGCCTGCGCTACGAGGCCCTCAACCGGCCGGCGCAGATTCGCCAACTGGACCTGGCCAGCGACGAGCAGCGGGTGCTCAAGGAAACCCCGGTGGAGGGTCCCTTCGACGCCGACGCCTATGTCAGCCAGCGCCTGTGGGCCGAGGCGGCGGACGGCACCCGGGTGCCCATCAGCCTGGTGGCCCGCCGCGAGGTGCTCCAGGCCGGGCAGCCTGCCCCGCTCTACCTCTACGGCTACGGCGCCTATGGCGAGAGCCTCGACCCCTGGTTTTCCCATGCCCGTCTGAGCCTGCTCGAGCGCGGCTTCGTCTTCGCCATCGCCCATGTGCGCGGCGGCGGCGAGCTGGGCGAGGCCTGGTACCGCGCCGGCAAGCTGGAGCACAAGCACAACAGCTTCGACGACTTCATCGCCTGCGCCGAGCACCTGATCGGCGCAGGCTATACCAGCGCCGAGCGGCTCGCCATCAGTGGCGGCAGCGCCGGCGGCCTGCTGATCGGCGCGGTGCTCAACCTGCGTCCGCAGCTGTTCGCCGCCGCCATCGCCGAGGTGCCTTTCGTCGATGTGCTCAACACCATGCAGAACCCCGAGCTGCCGCTGACCGTCACCGAATACGACGAGTGGGGCGATCCCCATGAGCCCCAGGTGTTCGAGCGGATCAAGGGCTACGCCCCCTACGAGAACGTCAAGGCCCAGGCCTACCCGGCGATTCTCGCGGTGGCCGGCTACAACGACAGCCGCGTGCAGTACTGGGAGGCGGCCAAGTGGGTGGCCAAGCTGCGCGCCCACAAGACCGACGACCGGCTGCTGCTGCTCAAAACCGACCTCGGCGCAGGTCATGGCGGCATGAGCGGCCGCTACCAGGCCCTGCGCGACGTGGCCCTGGAGTATGCTTTCCTGCTCAAGGTGCTCGAACCGCGCGCCGCCTGA
- a CDS encoding cyclic nucleotide-binding domain-containing protein translates to MPDSSYLIDEIRDMLLDCGMFNNLLPAELLHAAGYFNISKFDPDAVICNEGDAGTFMCIIHFGAVSVRKTNSSGEIVEIAKLRKGRAFGEMAVLDGERRSASCVAVSDCTLLVLAKDSLEKMLQEAPKSAAKIIRAIAVAMSKRLRMVDGQLVEKQV, encoded by the coding sequence ATGCCCGACAGCTCCTACCTGATCGATGAAATCCGCGACATGCTGCTCGACTGCGGCATGTTCAACAATCTGCTGCCTGCCGAACTGCTGCACGCCGCCGGCTACTTCAACATCAGCAAATTCGACCCGGACGCGGTCATCTGCAACGAGGGCGATGCCGGCACCTTCATGTGCATCATCCACTTCGGCGCGGTGTCGGTGCGCAAGACCAACTCAAGCGGCGAGATCGTCGAGATCGCCAAGCTGCGCAAGGGCCGCGCCTTCGGCGAGATGGCGGTGCTGGACGGGGAAAGGCGCTCGGCCAGTTGCGTGGCCGTCAGCGACTGCACCCTGCTGGTGCTGGCCAAGGACTCCCTGGAAAAGATGCTGCAGGAAGCCCCCAAGTCGGCCGCCAAGATCATCCGCGCCATCGCGGTGGCCATGTCCAAGCGTCTGCGCATGGTCGATGGCCAGCTGGTCGAAAAGCAGGTCTGA
- a CDS encoding YajD family HNH nuclease → MSTDKSPSPTAKLDRILAEAQRSREEGYRQKALKMYPHVCGRCGREFAGKRLSELTVHHRDHNHDNNPQDGSNWELLCLYCHDNEHSRYTDQQYFSEGSTATPQGPKVTHKAFADLAALLKNKE, encoded by the coding sequence ATGAGCACTGACAAATCGCCCTCGCCCACCGCCAAGCTCGACCGCATCCTCGCCGAGGCCCAACGCAGTCGCGAGGAAGGTTACCGGCAGAAGGCCCTGAAGATGTACCCGCACGTCTGCGGTCGCTGTGGCCGCGAATTCGCCGGCAAGCGCCTGAGCGAGCTGACGGTGCACCACCGCGACCACAACCACGACAACAATCCCCAGGACGGCTCCAACTGGGAGCTGCTGTGCCTGTACTGCCACGACAACGAGCATTCGCGCTACACCGACCAGCAGTACTTCAGCGAAGGCTCCACCGCCACGCCCCAGGGCCCCAAGGTGACCCACAAGGCCTTCGCCGACCTCGCCGCGCTGCTGAAGAACAAAGAATAA
- a CDS encoding RNA methyltransferase: protein MANKRYSCIGLFNPKSPENVGAVMRAAGCYGVSSVFYTGKRYERARDFVTDTKQVHLDIPLIAIDDLQKIIPLGCTPVAVELVEGARPLPEYTHPDRAIYIFGPEDGSLDKQIRSWCEDVVYIPTQGCMNLAATVNVVLYDRLAKGNNTKSGPLF, encoded by the coding sequence GTGGCGAACAAGAGATACAGCTGCATCGGCCTGTTCAACCCCAAGTCACCGGAGAACGTCGGCGCGGTGATGCGCGCCGCCGGCTGCTACGGGGTCAGCTCGGTGTTCTATACCGGCAAGCGCTACGAACGGGCCCGGGACTTCGTCACCGACACCAAGCAGGTGCACCTGGACATTCCGCTGATCGCCATCGACGACCTGCAGAAGATCATCCCCCTGGGCTGTACCCCGGTCGCCGTGGAGCTGGTGGAGGGCGCCCGGCCCTTGCCGGAGTACACCCACCCGGATCGGGCCATCTACATCTTCGGCCCGGAAGACGGCTCACTGGACAAGCAGATCCGCAGCTGGTGCGAAGACGTGGTCTACATCCCGACCCAGGGCTGCATGAACCTCGCCGCGACGGTCAACGTGGTGCTCTACGATCGCCTGGCCAAGGGCAACAACACCAAGTCCGGCCCACTCTTCTAG
- a CDS encoding LysE family translocator, with product MLGIEHFGLFLAATLALNLTPGPDMLYIASRASAQGAPAGLVSSLGIGVGCLVHALAAAFGLSALLMMSALAFTLVKWAGVLYLVWLGVQLIRAGWREAKSQALVPARLPQVLWQGVLVNVFNPKVALFFLAFLPQFASPESPSFVWQMLLLGVIFSLSGTLVNAAVAALCGHFGSRLGDRPAWRRWQQSAAGVLIMAMGIGLALTERR from the coding sequence ATGCTCGGCATCGAACATTTCGGCCTGTTTCTCGCCGCGACCCTGGCGTTGAACCTGACCCCCGGGCCGGACATGCTGTATATCGCCTCGCGCGCCAGCGCCCAGGGCGCGCCCGCCGGGCTGGTGTCGAGCCTGGGGATAGGCGTCGGCTGCCTGGTGCATGCCCTGGCGGCCGCCTTCGGCCTGTCGGCGCTGCTGATGATGTCGGCGCTGGCCTTCACCCTGGTGAAGTGGGCCGGGGTGCTCTATCTGGTCTGGCTGGGGGTGCAGCTGATCCGTGCGGGCTGGCGCGAGGCGAAGAGCCAGGCGCTGGTGCCGGCGCGGCTGCCCCAGGTGCTCTGGCAGGGGGTGCTGGTGAACGTCTTCAACCCCAAGGTGGCGCTGTTCTTCCTCGCCTTTCTGCCGCAGTTCGCCAGCCCCGAATCGCCGAGCTTCGTCTGGCAGATGCTCCTGCTCGGGGTGATCTTCAGCCTCAGCGGCACCCTGGTGAATGCCGCCGTTGCGGCGCTGTGCGGGCACTTCGGCAGTCGCCTGGGCGATCGCCCGGCCTGGCGCCGCTGGCAGCAGAGCGCCGCGGGCGTGCTGATCATGGCCATGGGCATCGGCCTGGCGCTCACCGAGCGGCGCTAG